Genomic window (Candidatus Methylacidiphilales bacterium):
GGCGCACAGGGCTTTGATCGCCATCCCGCCCTGACCTTCACGCAGGATCCCCACCACTTGTTCTTCGCTGAATTTGCTCTTCTTCATTTGTTCTGTCCCTTCTACAGGATCAGAACTACATTTTCAAAGCGTCCCGTTTCAGGGGGTCAGGCCTAACCAGCGGCAATCCCAAGAAATGCCTGCTCTTTGAGGGTGCGGGTAAAGGCACGGGGCAATTGGTAGTCGTGTTTTTGAAATCAGATGGCACGGAAATTGGTGAAGGCCCCGGTGTGTGGCTGGATTTGAAGAACGTCCAGGAAATGTATCAGCGGGCGATGGCCACTCCCTCAAACGGTGTTGAATCACCAGTAACCTATTGCCCTGATCAACCGCCAGTGCAGAGCACAGGATACTCTTTCGACACCAGCATTCCATTTAGTCAGCCCTCGGATGAAACCAATAACTGCATCATCTTTGTTCACGGATGGAATATGCCGACTGCCCAAGCGGCAAATTGGTCAAGCACCGTTTACAAACGTCTTTGGTGGCAGGGTTACAAAGGAGGGTTTGCATCTTTTATCTGGCCTTCAGCGACGGGCCTTGGTCTTCCTTGGGAGGGTGGCCTCGATTACAACGATGGTGAATGGCGAGCTTGGAACTATGCCAGCGCGCTCAAAAACCTTTCGAGCAACTACAAATCATCCTTCACAGTGAATTTAATTGCTCACAGCCTCGGCAATGTGGTTGCTAGTGAGGCCGTTCAGATCGGAGCACCTGTGGAAGGTTATGCTCTATTGGATGGGGCAGCATCAGCGAATTGCTATAATGCAGATTTGGCTCCCGTAGCTGGGCTTCCAAAGGACAATCATCCAGATACAGCATCGGAAATGGGGTATCGCGGTTACTTCAATCCGGGGACTGTCAACCTTATCAACAACTTCCTTGAAAATGATTCAATACTCGGAATCTGGGTAATTAATAACAATCTCAAGCCTTGGAAGGGTGCGGCTTTGGTT
Coding sequences:
- a CDS encoding alpha/beta hydrolase → MFLKSDGTEIGEGPGVWLDLKNVQEMYQRAMATPSNGVESPVTYCPDQPPVQSTGYSFDTSIPFSQPSDETNNCIIFVHGWNMPTAQAANWSSTVYKRLWWQGYKGGFASFIWPSATGLGLPWEGGLDYNDGEWRAWNYASALKNLSSNYKSSFTVNLIAHSLGNVVASEAVQIGAPVEGYALLDGAASANCYNADLAPVAGLPKDNHPDTASEMGYRGYFNPGTVNLINNFLENDSILGIWVINNNLKPWKGAALVDKYVWQNGHVVRQRQLSGCAGGTAAPAGNTGRTGGIVPENHGA